In a genomic window of Acipenser ruthenus chromosome 41, fAciRut3.2 maternal haplotype, whole genome shotgun sequence:
- the LOC131708989 gene encoding zinc finger protein 660-like: MDSVEMESVQIKEEFPELELVPIRVEFSGLASLPIKQELCEMQCDSSQPEVSEVKAEHNKWEIPQTEEPLPVKQEEVLETVRIKQEPPEVEFDHMEPVKEESEDFKPNISELEPVRLRECSVVLERICVREQGAGEEDSPNSTQGGGKEDGRSHSECSLAGSSPAAKVRAGAGEYPDCGKGFTQFGHFKTHQRTDAEKKPYRCSDCGKSFSQSGTLKTHQRIHTGEKPYSCTHCGKSFSQSNNLVSHQRIHTGEKPYRCSDCGKSFSQSNNLVSHQQIHRGEKLYCCSDCGKSFSYSGTLKAHQQIHTGGKTYCCSDCGKSFSHSNSLLFHQRIHTGEKPYRCSDCGKSFSYSGDMKAHQRIHTGEKPYCCSDCGKSFSRSNSLVSHQRIHTGEKPYRCSDCGKSFSYSGNLKTHQRIHTGEKPYYCSDCGKSFSQSASLKTHQRIHIREKP, from the exons atggacagtgtggagatggaatctgtccagattaaagaggagttccctgaacttgaacttgtacccattagagtggagttctctgggctggcttccctccccattaaacaggagctctgtgagatgcaatgtgacagcagccagccagaggtctctgaggttaaagctgagcacaataaatgggagatcccccagacagaagaaccccttcctgttaaacaagaagaggtgctggaaactgtccgtattaaacaggagccccctgaagtagagtttgaccacatggaaccagtgaaggaagaatccgaggacttcaaaccaaacatctctgagctggagcctgtacgcctgcgggagtgtagcgtggtgctggagagaatctgcgtgagagagcaaggcgctggagaggaagactctcccaacagcacgcaaggaggtggaaaggaagacgggcgctcccattcagaatgcagtctagcag gttccagtccagcagctaaagtgaGGGCGGGAgctggagaatatcctgattgtgggaaaggtttcacccagtttgggcattttaaaacacaccagcgaactgacGCAGAAAAGAAACCGTAtcgttgctctgactgtggaaagagtttcagtcagtcaggtaccctgaaaacacaccagcgaattcacacaggagagaaaccgtattcctgcactcactgtgggaagagtttcagtcagtcaaacaaccttgtatcacaccagcgaattcacacaggagagaaaccgtatcgctgctctgactgtggaaagagtttcagtcagtcaaacaaccttgtttcacaccagcaaattcacagaggagagaaactgtattgctgctctgattgtgggaagagtttcagttactcaggaaccctgaaagcacaccagcaaattcacacaggagggaaaacatattgttgctctgactgtgggaagagtttcagtcattcaaacaGCCTTCTTttccaccagcgaattcacacgggagagaaaccgtatcgctgctctgactgcgggaagagtttcagttactcaggagacatgaaagcacaccagcgaattcacacaggagaaaaaccgtattgctgctctgactgtgggaagagtttcagtcggtcaaacagccttgtttcacaccagcgaattcacacaggagagaaaccatatcgctgctccgactgtgggaagagtttcagttattcaggaaacctgaaaacacaccagcgcattcacacaggagagaaaccgtattactgctctgactgtgggaagagtttcagtcagtcagccagccttaaaacacaccagcgaatccacataagagagaaaccttaa
- the LOC131696841 gene encoding zinc finger protein 883-like isoform X1, which produces MDSVKMESVQIKEEFLDLVPIRVEFSGLASLPIKQELCEMQCDSSQPEVSDIKAEHNELEIPQTEEPLRVKQEEVLETVCIKHEPPEVEFEHMEPGKEESEDFKPNIPELERVRLRECSVVLERICVREQGAGEEGSPNSMQGGGKEDGRSHSECSLAGSSPAAKVRTGAGEYPDCGKGFTQLEHLKIPQRADTGEKPYHCSDCGKSFIRPGDMKAHQRIHTGEKPYSCSRCGKSFSQSNNLVSHQRIHTGENPYSCSDCGKSFSQSNNLVSHQRIHTGEKLYRCSDCGKSFSRAGTLKAHQQIHTGGKTYCCSDCGKSFSHSNSLVFHQRIHTGEKPYHCSDCGKSFSVSGQLTTHQRIHTGDQPYRCSDCGKSFSQSASLKTHQRIHTGEKPYHCSDCGKSFSYSGNLKTHQRIHTGEKQYHCFDCGKSFRLKQGLQKHQRTHTGDQPYRCSDCGKSFSQSASLKTHQRIHTGEKPYHCSDCGKSFSYSGNLKTHQRIHTGEKQYHCFDCGKSFRLKQGLQKHQRTHTGDQPYRCSDCGKSFSQSASLKTHQRIHTGEKPYHCSDCGKSFSYSGNLKTHQRIHTGEKQYHCFDCGKSFRLKQGLQKHQRTHTGEKPYRCSDCEKSFSRLDNLVSHQRIHSGEDPYCCSDCGKSFRFKQGLQKHQQIHRGEKP; this is translated from the exons atggacagtgtgaagatggaatctgtccagattaaagaggagttccttgaccttgtccccattagagtggagttctctgggctggcttccctccccattaaacaggagctctgtgagatgcaatgtgacagcagtcagccagaggtctctgacattaaagctgagcacaatgaattggagatcccccagacagaagaaccccttcgtgttaaacaagaagaggtgctggaaactgtctgtATTAAACatgagccccctgaagtagagtttgagcacatggaaccagggaaggaagaatccgaggacttcaaaccaaacatccctgagctggagcgtgtacgcctgcgggagtgtagcgtggtgctggagagaatctgcgtgagagagcaaggcgctggagaggaaggctctcccaacagcatgcaaggaggtggaaaggaagacgggcgctcccattcagaatgcagtctagcag gttccagtccagcagctaaagtgaggacgggcgctggagaatatcctgactgtgggaaaggtttcacccagttagagcATTTAAAAATACCCCAGAGAGctgacacaggagagaaaccgtaccactgctctgactgtgggaagagtttcattagGCCAGGAgacatgaaagcacaccagcgaattcacacaggagagaaaccgtattcctgctctcgctgtgggaagagtttcagtcagtcaaacaaccttgtttcacaccagcgaattcacacaggagagaacccgtattcctgctctgactgtgggaagagtttcagtcagtcaaacaaccttgtttcacaccagcgaattcacacaggagagaaactgtatcgctgctctgattgtgggaagagtttcagtcgggcaggaaccctgaaagcacaccagcaaattcacacaggagggaaaacatattgttgctctgactgtggaaagagtttcagtcattcaaacagccttgttttccaccagcgaattcacacaggagagaaaccgtatcactgctctgactgtgggaagagtttcagtgtttcaggACAACTGacaacacaccagcgaattcacacaggagatcaaccgtatcgctgctctgactgtggaaagagtttcagtcagtcagccagccttaaaacacaccagcgaattcacacaggagagaaaccgtatcactgctctgactgtgggaagagtttcagttattcaggaaacctgaaaacacaccagcgaattcacacaggagagaaacagtaccactgctttgactgtgggaagagtttccgtcttaaacaaggacttcaaaaacaccagcgtaCTCACACAGGAGAtcaaccgtatcgctgctctgactgtggaaagagtttcagtcagtcagccagccttaaaacacaccagcgaattcacacaggagagaaaccgtatcactgctctgactgtgggaagagtttcagttattcaggaaacctgaaaacacaccagcgaattcacacaggagagaaacagtaccactgctttgactgtgggaagagtttccgtcttaaacaaggacttcaaaaacaccagcgtaCTCACACAGGAGAtcaaccgtatcgctgctctgactgtggaaagagtttcagtcagtcagccagccttaaaacacaccagcgaattcacacaggagagaaaccgtatcactgctctgactgtgggaagagtttcagttattcaggaaacctgaaaacacaccagcgaattcacacaggagagaaacagtaccactgctttgactgtgggaagagtttccgtcttaaacaaggacttcaaaaacaccagcgtactcacacaggagagaaaccgtatcgctgctctgactgtgagaAGAGTTTTAGTCGGTtagacaaccttgtttcacaccagcgaattcactctGGAGAGGatccgtattgctgctctgactgtgggaagagtttccgttttaaacaaggccttcagaaacaccagcaaattcacagaggagagaaaccttaa
- the LOC131696841 gene encoding zinc finger protein 883-like isoform X2, with amino-acid sequence MESVQIKEEFLDLVPIRVEFSGLASLPIKQELCEMQCDSSQPEVSDIKAEHNELEIPQTEEPLRVKQEEVLETVCIKHEPPEVEFEHMEPGKEESEDFKPNIPELERVRLRECSVVLERICVREQGAGEEGSPNSMQGGGKEDGRSHSECSLAGSSPAAKVRTGAGEYPDCGKGFTQLEHLKIPQRADTGEKPYHCSDCGKSFIRPGDMKAHQRIHTGEKPYSCSRCGKSFSQSNNLVSHQRIHTGENPYSCSDCGKSFSQSNNLVSHQRIHTGEKLYRCSDCGKSFSRAGTLKAHQQIHTGGKTYCCSDCGKSFSHSNSLVFHQRIHTGEKPYHCSDCGKSFSVSGQLTTHQRIHTGDQPYRCSDCGKSFSQSASLKTHQRIHTGEKPYHCSDCGKSFSYSGNLKTHQRIHTGEKQYHCFDCGKSFRLKQGLQKHQRTHTGDQPYRCSDCGKSFSQSASLKTHQRIHTGEKPYHCSDCGKSFSYSGNLKTHQRIHTGEKQYHCFDCGKSFRLKQGLQKHQRTHTGDQPYRCSDCGKSFSQSASLKTHQRIHTGEKPYHCSDCGKSFSYSGNLKTHQRIHTGEKQYHCFDCGKSFRLKQGLQKHQRTHTGEKPYRCSDCEKSFSRLDNLVSHQRIHSGEDPYCCSDCGKSFRFKQGLQKHQQIHRGEKP; translated from the exons atggaatctgtccagattaaagaggagttccttgaccttgtccccattagagtggagttctctgggctggcttccctccccattaaacaggagctctgtgagatgcaatgtgacagcagtcagccagaggtctctgacattaaagctgagcacaatgaattggagatcccccagacagaagaaccccttcgtgttaaacaagaagaggtgctggaaactgtctgtATTAAACatgagccccctgaagtagagtttgagcacatggaaccagggaaggaagaatccgaggacttcaaaccaaacatccctgagctggagcgtgtacgcctgcgggagtgtagcgtggtgctggagagaatctgcgtgagagagcaaggcgctggagaggaaggctctcccaacagcatgcaaggaggtggaaaggaagacgggcgctcccattcagaatgcagtctagcag gttccagtccagcagctaaagtgaggacgggcgctggagaatatcctgactgtgggaaaggtttcacccagttagagcATTTAAAAATACCCCAGAGAGctgacacaggagagaaaccgtaccactgctctgactgtgggaagagtttcattagGCCAGGAgacatgaaagcacaccagcgaattcacacaggagagaaaccgtattcctgctctcgctgtgggaagagtttcagtcagtcaaacaaccttgtttcacaccagcgaattcacacaggagagaacccgtattcctgctctgactgtgggaagagtttcagtcagtcaaacaaccttgtttcacaccagcgaattcacacaggagagaaactgtatcgctgctctgattgtgggaagagtttcagtcgggcaggaaccctgaaagcacaccagcaaattcacacaggagggaaaacatattgttgctctgactgtggaaagagtttcagtcattcaaacagccttgttttccaccagcgaattcacacaggagagaaaccgtatcactgctctgactgtgggaagagtttcagtgtttcaggACAACTGacaacacaccagcgaattcacacaggagatcaaccgtatcgctgctctgactgtggaaagagtttcagtcagtcagccagccttaaaacacaccagcgaattcacacaggagagaaaccgtatcactgctctgactgtgggaagagtttcagttattcaggaaacctgaaaacacaccagcgaattcacacaggagagaaacagtaccactgctttgactgtgggaagagtttccgtcttaaacaaggacttcaaaaacaccagcgtaCTCACACAGGAGAtcaaccgtatcgctgctctgactgtggaaagagtttcagtcagtcagccagccttaaaacacaccagcgaattcacacaggagagaaaccgtatcactgctctgactgtgggaagagtttcagttattcaggaaacctgaaaacacaccagcgaattcacacaggagagaaacagtaccactgctttgactgtgggaagagtttccgtcttaaacaaggacttcaaaaacaccagcgtaCTCACACAGGAGAtcaaccgtatcgctgctctgactgtggaaagagtttcagtcagtcagccagccttaaaacacaccagcgaattcacacaggagagaaaccgtatcactgctctgactgtgggaagagtttcagttattcaggaaacctgaaaacacaccagcgaattcacacaggagagaaacagtaccactgctttgactgtgggaagagtttccgtcttaaacaaggacttcaaaaacaccagcgtactcacacaggagagaaaccgtatcgctgctctgactgtgagaAGAGTTTTAGTCGGTtagacaaccttgtttcacaccagcgaattcactctGGAGAGGatccgtattgctgctctgactgtgggaagagtttccgttttaaacaaggccttcagaaacaccagcaaattcacagaggagagaaaccttaa